A portion of the uncultured Draconibacterium sp. genome contains these proteins:
- a CDS encoding DUF134 domain-containing protein, which produces MPRRKRNRRIQVPPVIKGMSVYGVRGRKTNEVILHLEEYEAIRLLDYQNLTQEEAAVYMDVSRPTLTRIYEEARNKVATAFVEGRDLIFRGGDVYFDKNWFRCNSCKASFSDYSENKEKCPVCNSKDLVSLNDYYMDK; this is translated from the coding sequence ATGCCAAGAAGAAAAAGAAACAGAAGGATTCAGGTGCCTCCGGTAATTAAGGGAATGTCGGTTTATGGCGTTCGCGGACGTAAAACGAACGAAGTTATTCTTCATTTGGAAGAATACGAAGCAATTCGTTTATTAGATTATCAAAATCTGACGCAGGAGGAAGCCGCTGTTTACATGGATGTTTCCCGCCCAACATTAACTCGAATATACGAAGAAGCACGAAATAAAGTAGCAACAGCGTTTGTTGAAGGCAGAGATTTGATTTTCAGAGGCGGTGATGTTTATTTTGATAAAAACTGGTTTAGGTGCAACAGTTGCAAAGCAAGCTTTAGCGATTACTCGGAGAACAAAGAAAAGTGTCCGGTATGTAACTCTAAAGACCTGGTTTCTTTAAATGATTATTACATGGATAAATAA
- a CDS encoding PepSY-associated TM helix domain-containing protein, protein MKIRKLLRILHRDLGYFIVAMTIVYAVSGIYLNHRHDFNPDYKIIVTDFNHELQPKASYSDDEIRQLVESVQADVVYKKHYMDGDGDIKVFIANGEVIIFPESGEGRMRYLQRRPLVFSMNKLHRATLGTVWKWTSDTMAVILLFVAVSGLFLLKGKRGLRRWGWWFTVAGIIVPLLFVILYL, encoded by the coding sequence ATGAAAATTCGGAAACTTCTACGCATATTACATCGCGATTTAGGATACTTTATTGTTGCGATGACAATTGTTTATGCAGTCTCAGGTATTTATCTAAATCATCGGCACGATTTTAATCCTGATTACAAAATTATAGTCACCGATTTTAACCACGAATTACAACCGAAAGCTTCCTATTCTGACGATGAAATTCGACAACTTGTAGAGTCGGTTCAGGCAGATGTAGTTTATAAAAAACACTACATGGATGGCGATGGCGATATAAAAGTATTTATTGCCAACGGCGAGGTAATTATTTTCCCCGAATCGGGCGAGGGAAGAATGCGTTACCTTCAGCGTCGTCCTCTGGTATTTAGTATGAACAAACTTCACCGTGCAACGCTAGGAACGGTTTGGAAGTGGACGAGCGACACAATGGCCGTTATACTTTTGTTTGTAGCAGTTTCAGGGCTTTTTCTTTTGAAAGGAAAAAGAGGATTACGCCGTTGGGGCTGGTGGTTTACAGTTGCCGGCATTATTGTACCATTACTTTTTGTAATTTTATATCTTTAG
- a CDS encoding methionine-R-sulfoxide reductase: MYVVIVDMKTIALLFILSLSFGSYAQNEKHVKEAKKMEYNKLNEFEKYVILEKGTERPFTGKYTDYKESGTYVCKQCGAALYKSTDKFDSHCGWPSFDDEIEGAVNRTMDADGRRTEITCANCGGHLGHVFFGEGFTDKNTRHCVNSVSLDFIPANTETKKGKQ, translated from the coding sequence ATGTACGTTGTTATAGTTGATATGAAAACAATTGCATTATTATTTATTCTGAGCTTGAGTTTTGGAAGTTATGCCCAAAATGAAAAGCACGTAAAAGAAGCTAAGAAAATGGAATACAACAAATTAAATGAATTTGAAAAGTATGTAATTCTTGAGAAGGGAACCGAGCGCCCTTTTACAGGTAAGTACACTGATTATAAAGAAAGTGGAACTTATGTGTGCAAACAATGCGGGGCTGCGTTGTATAAATCAACTGATAAATTTGATTCGCACTGCGGCTGGCCCAGTTTTGACGACGAAATTGAAGGTGCCGTTAACCGAACAATGGATGCAGACGGACGTCGCACAGAAATAACCTGTGCGAATTGCGGAGGCCACCTTGGCCATGTATTTTTTGGTGAAGGTTTTACCGATAAAAATACCAGACACTGCGTAAACTCGGTTTCGCTCGATTTTATTCCGGCAAATACGGAAACAAAAAAAGGAAAACAGTAA
- a CDS encoding pseudouridine synthase — protein MNIPVLYQDESIIVVEKPIDLPVHKNDFMPNDAPYLTKLVGDKTGKWMYNVHRLDSKTSGVIVLAFSSEAASVLTKQFEQKEVQKTYYAIVQGNPGAGTFDSKVLVKKKSKFKKAAVTHYKTIRTVQTKLVSKDKTDIELSLVEINPETGRWHQLRQHFAKNQFDIVGDTHHGDFTLNKIILADTELRRLFLHAGKLEFKHPETGEQVAFESAIPEEFDKLLKFYS, from the coding sequence ATGAATATCCCAGTATTATATCAAGATGAATCGATTATTGTGGTTGAAAAGCCAATCGATCTTCCGGTTCATAAAAATGATTTTATGCCTAACGATGCTCCTTACTTAACCAAACTTGTGGGAGACAAAACAGGTAAATGGATGTACAACGTACACCGTTTAGACTCTAAAACATCAGGAGTGATTGTTTTGGCATTCTCGTCGGAGGCGGCCAGTGTTTTAACTAAACAGTTTGAACAGAAGGAAGTACAAAAAACCTATTATGCTATTGTTCAGGGAAATCCGGGGGCAGGAACATTTGATTCGAAAGTATTGGTGAAAAAGAAGTCGAAGTTTAAGAAGGCAGCGGTAACACATTATAAAACAATAAGAACGGTTCAAACCAAACTAGTGTCGAAGGATAAAACAGACATTGAGTTGAGTTTGGTAGAAATTAATCCGGAAACCGGACGCTGGCATCAATTACGGCAACATTTTGCCAAAAACCAATTTGATATTGTTGGCGACACACATCACGGCGATTTTACTTTAAACAAAATAATTTTGGCAGATACCGAACTTCGACGCTTATTTTTACATGCTGGGAAACTGGAATTTAAACATCCGGAAACCGGAGAACAGGTAGCTTTTGAATCGGCCATACCTGAAGAATTTGATAAACTGCTTAAATTCTATTCGTAA
- a CDS encoding DUF4252 domain-containing protein yields MKRTAFILLASLFVLTSCVYESGVSEAYSKYRFKDGVTTVSVPGWVIHLAAGIGDLEDNERDLLQSIDRVKVIAVEDDNLNARVNLHDEFYKKISEKKDYEQLLVVREQDENVTIFGRMDESVIEEMVILVGGDDNALIYVKGEIRPELLNNYMDLSKPNRFLSLGH; encoded by the coding sequence ATGAAACGTACAGCTTTTATTTTGCTTGCAAGTCTTTTTGTTTTAACCTCATGTGTTTACGAATCGGGAGTATCTGAAGCCTATTCAAAATATCGTTTTAAAGATGGTGTTACCACTGTTTCAGTGCCGGGCTGGGTAATACATTTGGCCGCCGGAATTGGCGATTTAGAAGATAATGAACGTGATTTGCTACAAAGTATTGACCGGGTAAAAGTAATTGCTGTTGAAGATGACAATTTAAATGCCCGTGTTAATTTACACGATGAATTTTACAAAAAAATTAGTGAAAAGAAAGATTACGAACAGTTATTGGTTGTGCGCGAACAAGATGAAAATGTTACGATTTTTGGACGAATGGATGAATCGGTAATTGAAGAAATGGTTATTCTTGTTGGTGGCGACGACAATGCATTGATCTATGTAAAGGGGGAGATCAGGCCGGAATTATTAAATAATTATATGGACTTATCGAAACCCAATCGTTTTTTGAGTCTCGGTCATTAA
- a CDS encoding sulfatase: MNLNQLFFIIVLALFASACTNNTQETKKPNVVIIFLDDSGYSDFVPFGQTNIETPNVQKLAEEGVMFKNFYVPQAVCSASRSALISGCYPGRTKVFSAHGPNDRGLETTFPTIGEVFKNAGYKTALFGKWHCGDQPETRPHNRGFDETCGLMYSNDMWKNHPESPDYWGQWPLRYWENGKVTIEDVDSTDQKMLTKWYTEHAVNFITKHKDEPFLLYVPHAMSHVPLFCSPEFDGITGKGLYADVLTELDWSVGQINQALKNNGIDDNTIVIFSSDNGPWIAYGNHAGTTPFREAKGTTFDGGTRSATIIKYPAGLEANRQSSRAIMTIDLLPTLCEVAGIPLPANEIDGKNVWDVISGKPNARNPHDYYAFTNDREFQAIMSGDGKWKLHLPHNYRTMTDIKGKDGMPGKYDYSARIELSLFDMENDPYETTNVILKHPEIAEKLLAYAEVHKKKFFSENEN; this comes from the coding sequence ATGAACTTAAACCAACTTTTCTTCATTATCGTGCTAGCTCTTTTTGCAAGCGCTTGTACCAACAATACACAGGAAACTAAAAAACCAAACGTAGTCATTATTTTTCTTGATGATTCGGGGTATTCTGATTTCGTGCCGTTTGGACAAACCAATATTGAAACACCAAACGTGCAAAAGTTGGCAGAAGAAGGAGTTATGTTCAAAAATTTCTATGTCCCTCAGGCCGTTTGCTCTGCCTCGCGATCAGCTTTAATATCAGGATGTTATCCAGGGCGAACAAAAGTTTTCAGTGCTCATGGACCTAACGATCGCGGTCTTGAGACCACTTTCCCAACTATTGGAGAGGTTTTTAAAAATGCGGGGTACAAAACAGCACTTTTCGGAAAGTGGCATTGCGGCGATCAGCCCGAAACACGCCCGCATAACCGTGGTTTTGATGAAACCTGCGGTCTGATGTATTCAAACGACATGTGGAAAAATCATCCCGAAAGTCCCGATTACTGGGGGCAATGGCCACTCAGATATTGGGAGAACGGTAAAGTTACGATAGAAGATGTTGACTCAACAGACCAGAAAATGCTGACCAAATGGTATACAGAACATGCCGTAAATTTTATTACAAAACACAAGGATGAACCCTTTTTACTCTACGTTCCACACGCCATGTCGCATGTTCCCTTGTTTTGCAGCCCCGAGTTTGATGGTATAACAGGAAAAGGATTATATGCCGATGTATTAACTGAGTTGGACTGGTCGGTTGGTCAAATTAATCAGGCATTAAAAAACAATGGAATTGACGACAATACAATCGTAATATTTTCGTCGGATAATGGCCCGTGGATTGCTTATGGAAACCATGCCGGAACCACACCGTTTCGCGAGGCCAAAGGAACTACATTTGATGGTGGAACGCGCTCGGCAACTATAATTAAGTATCCGGCAGGACTGGAAGCAAATCGTCAGAGTAGCCGGGCAATTATGACCATCGACCTGTTACCAACTCTTTGTGAAGTAGCCGGAATTCCACTTCCGGCAAATGAAATAGATGGCAAAAATGTTTGGGACGTTATTTCGGGAAAACCCAATGCAAGGAATCCTCACGATTATTATGCTTTTACCAACGACAGAGAATTTCAGGCAATAATGTCGGGCGATGGAAAATGGAAGTTACATCTCCCCCACAATTACCGAACAATGACTGACATTAAAGGAAAAGATGGAATGCCGGGAAAATATGATTACTCTGCAAGAATTGAACTTTCGTTGTTTGATATGGAGAACGATCCGTATGAAACTACCAACGTAATTTTAAAACATCCGGAAATTGCCGAAAAATTATTGGCTTATGCCGAAGTGCACAAGAAGAAATTCTTTAGCGAGAATGAGAACTGA
- a CDS encoding Na/Pi cotransporter family protein: MNFTAQIILLLGGLALFLHGMNVMTDGLKAAAGSRMKSFLKGMTRNRWTSLVAGTGITAVIQSSSVTTVLAVGFVSAGLITFQSTLGIILGANLGTTITAQIIAFKITKASWLMIAAGFLASFLFKKPTIKNVGTILLGLGLVFLGMNVMSEATTPLKSYQPFIELMSGLDNYLYAILMGALFTALVQSSSATTGVVIILSMQGLLGIEAAIALILGANVGTCVTAVLSALGKPQDAMRVAVSHIFINVAGVLIWYAFIGQLANMVEFISADSARQVANAHTIFNAANTLLFIWFVKPLAKLVTWLVPEKKKAISKVFPELNDYYLEDIDIALELAQNSISKLGEKAFEIIRAGIPIALTGEEYQLIELRDKDILIDKGHAEILNFMQSIQSREISKEQTYILEQQIEAVNVLETAADMVTTTLVEAAEHRIEKRFKVSDVTIDKITTLHNMALNAFENALLEYQLIKKSETIDLHKDRFKQELQDVRLHLVERLSETETNRIEIYRFESEVLEGIRRLHALARRLKRKAG, encoded by the coding sequence ATGAATTTTACTGCACAAATAATACTCTTACTGGGCGGGTTGGCGCTTTTTCTGCACGGGATGAATGTGATGACAGACGGGCTTAAAGCTGCGGCCGGGAGTCGAATGAAATCGTTTTTAAAAGGAATGACGCGTAACCGGTGGACCTCGCTGGTAGCCGGAACCGGAATTACAGCAGTTATACAATCTTCGTCGGTAACAACAGTTTTGGCTGTTGGATTTGTTTCTGCAGGGCTAATTACTTTCCAAAGCACTTTGGGCATTATTTTAGGAGCTAACCTGGGAACAACTATAACGGCACAAATTATAGCTTTTAAAATTACTAAGGCATCGTGGTTAATGATTGCTGCGGGTTTTCTTGCAAGTTTTCTTTTCAAAAAACCAACAATAAAAAATGTTGGAACGATTCTTCTTGGTCTTGGTCTTGTGTTTTTAGGGATGAATGTAATGAGTGAAGCAACAACACCCTTAAAAAGCTACCAGCCTTTTATTGAATTAATGAGTGGCCTTGATAATTATTTGTATGCTATTTTAATGGGTGCGTTGTTTACGGCGCTTGTTCAAAGTTCATCGGCAACTACCGGTGTTGTCATTATCCTTTCCATGCAGGGACTTTTAGGTATTGAGGCGGCTATTGCCTTAATTCTGGGAGCGAATGTCGGAACTTGTGTTACAGCAGTTTTATCGGCACTTGGAAAACCACAGGATGCCATGCGAGTAGCAGTATCACATATTTTTATTAATGTGGCCGGAGTTCTTATTTGGTATGCTTTTATTGGCCAACTTGCCAATATGGTAGAATTTATTTCAGCAGATAGTGCCCGACAAGTGGCCAATGCACATACCATTTTTAATGCAGCAAACACGCTTCTGTTTATTTGGTTTGTAAAACCGTTGGCAAAATTGGTTACATGGTTGGTTCCTGAAAAGAAAAAAGCAATTTCGAAAGTGTTTCCTGAGCTAAACGATTATTACCTGGAAGATATTGATATTGCACTGGAATTAGCACAAAATTCCATTTCAAAACTGGGTGAAAAAGCTTTTGAAATTATTAGAGCGGGTATTCCAATAGCTTTAACCGGCGAAGAATATCAACTAATAGAACTACGTGATAAGGATATATTAATTGATAAAGGACACGCCGAGATTCTAAACTTTATGCAGAGTATACAAAGCCGTGAAATCAGTAAAGAGCAAACCTATATTCTTGAACAACAAATTGAAGCTGTAAACGTGCTTGAAACTGCTGCCGATATGGTTACTACAACCCTGGTAGAGGCTGCTGAACACCGTATTGAGAAACGTTTTAAGGTAAGCGATGTGACAATTGATAAAATAACAACATTGCATAATATGGCTTTAAATGCCTTTGAAAATGCGCTGCTGGAATACCAACTTATAAAAAAGAGCGAGACCATTGATTTGCACAAAGACCGGTTTAAACAAGAACTTCAAGACGTACGTTTGCACCTGGTTGAGCGTTTATCGGAAACCGAAACAAACAGAATTGAAATATATCGTTTTGAGTCGGAAGTACTTGAAGGAATAAGGCGATTACATGCACTTGCAAGAAGGTTAAAAAGAAAGGCAGGATAA
- a CDS encoding T9SS type A sorting domain-containing protein — protein sequence MFSENRQLFLFFCNLLNAVLEIHNMLGQRVVRLLDKPVEAGELQRVEFRPETEISGMYLYRLDINGDTRIGKLIYRNK from the coding sequence GTGTTCTCCGAAAACCGACAACTATTTCTGTTCTTCTGCAATTTGCTAAATGCCGTTCTTGAAATTCACAATATGCTTGGACAACGAGTTGTTCGTTTACTCGATAAACCGGTTGAAGCGGGTGAATTACAGCGAGTAGAATTCAGACCTGAAACTGAAATTTCAGGAATGTATCTCTACAGGTTGGATATTAACGGAGATACCCGTATTGGAAAACTTATTTACCGTAATAAATGA